The Kocuria flava nucleotide sequence CGGCGACCTCGGCGGTGCGGCCGAAGAAGTGGGCCTCGTCCTCGGGGCGGTAGGCGCGCAGGCCCACGTAGGGGGTCGTCGCCGGCTGGGCCGGGGTGCGGGCGCGGGCCACGTCCGCCCACCACTGCTCGGCGGGGCGCTCCTCCGTCAGCCCCAGGGCCTCGAGCAGGGCGGTGAACTCGCGGCGCAGGCCCGGGCCGGGCAGGTGCGCGCCGCTGAGCCAGCCCTGGATCGTGCTGGCCGGCAGCCCCGAGGCGGCGGCCAGGGCACGCACCGACAGCCCGCGGCGGCGGCGGGCCGCGCTGAGCTGCTCGGCCAGCGGGGGCCGGCCGGGGTCGGACGGGCTCACCGGGCACCTCCTCGGATCGGTCGGGGGAGCTCCCACGGTAGTGGCCGCGGGCCCCCCGGTCGTGCCGGGGCCCGGCGCGCCGCCCGGCCGGTGGTGGCGGTGGAGGCCCTGGTCACAGCGGGGCCGGCAGCACCCGCCGGGTGTCCCACGGCACCGCCCAGCCCAGGGCGGTGAGCACCCGGTCCAGGAGCACGCCGGTGAAGCCCCAGACGGTGACCGTGCCGGAGGTGCCCGGCACCGGGACGGTGAACGCCGGCGAGCGGTAGGTCTGCGACCCGCGGGTCACCCCGGCGTAGTGGCGGTTGGCGGGGTCGAGCAGGTCCAGGACCGGCACCCGGAAGACCAGCGAGCTCTCGGCGTGGTCGACCACGTCCACCGGGGAGCTCTCGTGCCACCACGCGAGCACCGGGGTCACGAGGTGGTTGGAGACGGGCAGCGGGACGGGGGCCAGGGCGCCGAGCACCTCCACGCCCCGCGGGTCCAGGCCGGTCTCCTCCTCGGCCTCGCGCAGGGCGGCGCGCACGTGGGCGGCGCTGACCGTCCCGCCGGGCAGGTCCAGGCGCTCCTCCGGGTCGCCGTCCTCCGGGTCCAGGCGCCCGCCCGGGAAGGCCACCTGGCCGGGGTGGGAGCGCAGCGTCGCGGCCCGCTGCACGAGCAGCACGTCGAGGTCGCGGCCCACGCCCTCGGTCCCGCCCCGGGCCCGGGAGGGCAGCTCGTCGAGGGCACCGAAGAGGATGAGCACGGCCGAGCGGCGGTAGTCGGGCTCGATCCGCCCGATCCGCCAGGGCTCCCGGTCCTCCATGGTCAGCAGGTGGCCGCCGCGGGCCACCCGCAGCAGGTCCTGGTAGGCGTCGTGGGCGGGGCTCACGGGGCGAGCTCCCAGCCCTCGGCCCGCAGCTGCGCCCGGGTGCGCCCCGCGAGGTAGCCCTCGAGCAGCGCCTCGCGGCCGGGGGCGAACTCGTACTTCAGCAGCGCGGCCGCCTCGGCCGTGCCCGTGGGGCCCTCCCCGTAGGAGGGGCACAGGTCGGCGACCGGGCAGACCCCGCAGGCCGGGCGGCGGGCGTGGCAGACCCGGCGCCCGTGGTAGACGAGCCGCTGCGAGAGGTCCGTCCAGTCGCGGGGCTCGAACAGCTCCGCGACGTCGCGCTCGACCTTGACCGGGTCCTCCTCCCCGGTCCAGCCGAAGCGGCGGGCGAGCCGGCCGAAGTGGGTGTCGACCGTGAGGCCCGGCACCCCGAAGGCGTTGCCGAGCACCACGTTGGCGGTCTTGCGCCCGACCCCGGGCAGAGTCACCAGGTCTTCCAGCCGGCCGGGGACCTCGCCGTCGAAGTCGTCGACGATGCGCTGGGCGAGGGCGCGGATCGCCCGGGTCTTGGCCCGGTAGAACCCCAGGGGGCGCACGATCTGCTCCACCTGCGCCTCGTCGGCCTCGGCGAGCGCGCGCGGGGTGGGGCAGGCGGCGAACAGCCGGGGCGTGGTGGCGTTGACGCGCACGTCGGTGGTCTGGGCGGAGAGCACCGTGGCCACGAGCAGCTGGTAGGGGTTCTCGAAGTCGAGCTCGGCGACCGCGTAGGGGTAGGCCTCGGCGAGGACCGCGTTGATCCGGCGGGCCCGGCGCTTGCGCGCCAGCGGGGTCTCCGCGGCGCCGGTCCGCCGCCGCCGCGCGGCCCCGGCCCGGGCCCGGGCGGGGTCCACGGCGCGCAGGTGGGCGGGCGGGGGGACGGGGGTCGCGGCGGCCATGCCCCCGATTCTAGGCGGGGTGTGCCGGGCGGCTTCCGTGACCCCGTGCGGCGTGGCCGCTGTGGAAGCGCCCCGGTCCATCGTCTAGGGTGAAAAGCGACATTCTGTGAGCTGCGACACGGAGCCGGGGACCGTTCCGGCCCGTGCGCGGCGCGCCACGACGAAGGGACGCCAGATGGCATCGGAGACCGCTCCTGTCGAGACCACGACCTTTGCCCCCAGCCGCGAGTTCGCCGCGCAGGCCAACGCCGGCGCGGAGCTCTACGAGCAGGCCGAGGCGGAGGGCACCGAATTCTGGGCCCGCCAGGCCCGCGAGCTGCTGACCTGGTCCAAGGACTTCACCGAGGTCCTCGACTGGTCGAACCCCCCGTTCGCGAAGTGGTTCCAGGACGGCACCCTCAACGCCTGCTACAACGCCGTGGACCGCCACGTCGAGGCCGGCAACGGCGACCGGGTCGCCATCCACTTCGAGGGCGAGCCCGGCGACAGCCGCAGCTACACCTACGCCGAGCTCAAGGACGAGGTCTCGAAGGCCGCCAACGCGATGGCGGACCTCGGCGTGGTCAAGGGCGACCGCGTGGCCCTGTACCTGCCGATGATCCCCGAGGCCGTCATCGCGATGCTGGCCTGCGCCCGGATCGGCGCGATCCACTCCGTGGTCTTCGGCGGCTTCTCCGCCGACGCGCTGCGCTCGCGGGTGGAGGACGGGCAGGCGAAGCTGGTCGTCACCGCCGACGGCTCCTTCCGCCGCGGCAAGCCCTCGATGCTCAAGCCCGCCGTCGACGACGCCCTCTCCCGGGGCGGCTCCTCGGTGGAGCACGTGCTCGTGGTGCGCCGCAACGAGGCGGAGGTCGGGATGACCGAGGGCCGCGACGTGTGGTGGCACGACGTCGTCGACGCCGCCTCGACCGAGCACACCCCGTCCGAGCAGGGCGCCGAGGACCCGCTGTTCGTCCTCTACACCTCCGGCACCACCGGCAAGCCCAAGGGCATCATGCACACCACGGGCGGCTACCTCACCCAGGGTGCCTTCACCCACAAGTACGTCTTCGACCTCAAGCCGAAGACGGACGTCTACTGGTGCACCGCGGACGTCGGCTGGGTCACCGGCCACTCCTACGTGGCCTACGCGCCGCTGGTCAACGGCTCGACGCAGGTGATCTACGAGGGCACCCCCGACTCCCCGCACCGCGGCCGGTTCTGGGAGATCGTGCAGAAGTACAAGGTGTCGATCATGTACACCTCCCCCACCGCGATCCGCACCATGATGAAGTGGGGCGAGGAGATCCCGGCCGAGTACGACCTCTCGTCGCTGCGCGTGCTGGGCACCGTGGGCGAGGCCATCAACCCGGAGGCCTGGACCTGGTTCCACCGCGTCATCGGCGGCGGCCGCTGCCCGATCGTGGACACCTGGTGGCAGACCGAGACCGGCGCGATCATGATCTCCCAGCTGCCCGGGGTCACCGTCGCCAAGCCGGGCTCCGCGCAGGTGCCGATGCCCGGGATCAAGGTCGACGTGGTCGACGACGAGGGCAAGCCGCTGGGCAACGAGCAGTCGGGCCTGCTGGTGGTCCGGGAGCCGTGGCCGGCGATGCTGCGCACCATCTGGGGCGACGACGACCGCTACGTGGACACCTACTGGTCCCGCTTCGGCGACATGTACTTCGCCGGGGACGGTGCCAAGCGCGACGCCGACGGCGACGTCTGGATCCTGGGCCGCGTGGACGACGTCATGAACGTCTCGGGCCACCGCCTCTCCACCCCGGAGATCGAGTCGGCGCTGGTCTCCCACTCGTCGGTCGCCGAGGCCGCGGTCGTGGGCGCGACCGACGAGACCACCGGCCAGGCGGTCATCGCGTTCGTCATCCTCTCCGACCAGGCCGAGGCCGAGGGACGGGACAAGGCCGAGCTCGCCGAGGAGATGCGCGCGCACGTGGGCAAGGAGATCTCCCCGATCGCCAAGCCCAAGAAGGTCCTCATCGTCCCCGAGCTGCCCAAGACCCGCTCGGGCAAGATCATGCGCCGCCTGCTCAAGGACGTGGCCGAGGAGCGCGAGGTCGGCGACGTCTCGACCCTCGCCGACCAGACGGTGATGCAGCAGATCGTGGACTCGCTGGCCGAGTAGGCCCCGCGGGACCGCGCGGAGGGCGGGGAACCGGCCGGTTCCCCGCCCTCCGGCGCGTCCGGGGCGGGGCTCTGGCAGGATCGGGGGCATGCGCAGACCCATCTACGTGCTCAACGGCCCCAACCTGAACCTGCTCGGCACTCGCCGCCCGGAGGTCTACGGGACGACGACGCTGGCCGACATCGAGGCCGCCGTGCGCGCCCGGGCGGGCGCCGCCGGGTGGGACGTCGCCTTCCACCAGACCAACCACGAGGGGGTGCTCGTGGACCTGATCCAGGAGGCCCGCACGGCGGGGGCCGCGATCGTGATCAACCCGGCGGCCCTCACCCACTACTCGATCGCCGTCCACGACGCCCTCGAGGCCGCCGAGCTGCCCGTCGTGGAGGTGCACCTGTCCAACGTGCACCGGCGGGAGGCGTTCCGGCACACCTCCTACGTGTCGCTGCAGGCGGACGCCGTCATCGCCGGCGCCGGGGCGCAGGGCTACGAGCTGGCCCTGGACTGGCTGCTGCGCACCCTCGGGGAGCCCGCCGGGACCTGAGCCGCCGGTGTCCGGGCCTCCGCGGGCCGAGCCGGGCGGGCCGGAACGGGCCGCGGGATCAGGCGGCGCAGGTGCCGGGGACCACGGCCTGGGTCCGCCCAGCGGCGGCGTCGAGGGCGGCGCGCAGCTCCCCGAGGGTCAGGGCGTAGCCGACCTGCCCCTCGAGGGCCTTGGCGAAGACGACCCCGGCCACGGTGCCGTCCTGGGCGACGAGCGGCCCGCCGGAGTTGCCCTGCTGGACGTGCCCGGCGACCTGGATGATCTCCATGGTCCCGCCGCCGGCGCCGTCCTGCAGCGGGGCGAGGGCGGTGCCCTGCACCGTGGCGGAGCCGGCGCTGAACGGCCCGCCCAGGGGGTAGCCCATGAACGCGACGAGGTCGCCCGGGGCGGGGTCCTGGCCCAGCGGCAGCGGGCGCACGTCCAGGGTCGGGACGGAGAGCACCGCGAGGTCCGCGGCGGGGTCGTAATGGACGACCGAGGCGGTGTGCACGGTGCCGTCGCGGGTCTGCACGACCGGCTCCTGCACCCCGGCGACCACGTGGGCGTTGGTGACCACCTGGCCCGGCGCGGTGGGGAACCCGGAGCCCGTCTGGTTCTGCCGGCACTCCACGGCGGTGCCGTAGACCTGCACCACGGAGCGGCCCGCCTCCTGGAGGGCGGGGCCGTCCGCGCTCTGCTCGGGGGCCTCCTGGGCGGGGAAGAGCAGGGCGTCGAGCTCCCGGATGCCGGTGGCCCCGTCCACGGCCTCCCGGGCCTCGGTCACCGCCGAGCGCACGGGGCCGGGCGTGTGCTCGTCGATGGCCCGCAGCACGGCGGAGGAGGCGATCTGCTGGGACACGGACGGGATCCCGAGCTGGGCCACGAACGAGGCCAGCAGGGACAGCACGAGGGCGGCCACCGAGACGTCCAGCAGCGCCCCGGCCACCCGATTGAGCGGGCCCAGCCGCATCCGCTCGGTCACGGCCGACAGCGCCCGTCCCACGAGCCCGCCCAGCACCTGCCCGAGCACGAGCAGCACGAGCACCGCGGCCAGCACCGCGCCCACCCGGTACTGCGGGTCGACCTGGGCGCTGACCCACGGGGCCGTGGTGAAGGCCGCCACGGCCCCGACCACGAAGCCGGCCAGGGAGCCGAGGGAGTTGAAGAAGCCCCGGCGGAACCCGAAGACGAGGTAGCCCAAAAGCACGACGGCCAGCAGGACGTCGAGCAGGTTGAGGGTCGGGGACATCGGCTTCCTCCGCGGGAGGGGACGGACGGGACGGGACCCCAGCATAGGGAGCACCTCTGGGAGAACCGTGGACCGTCCCTGCCCCCCGTTCCGGGGGCTGCCCGGCCCGGGTGCCGCGGCGGCCCGCGGGCCCGGTCCTTGGGAATCGTGCGCCGGAGACACTACAGTGAACCGCAGGACAGTCAGGCCGCTCACACTCCCGTGCGGGGCGGCCCCGCCGCACACCTGCCCGCCGGCACCGCCCGGGGCGGGCGAGATCTTGAGGAGAACCATGGACATCGACGTCCTCCGCCGCGCCCCGCTCTTCGCGTCCCTGGACGACCAGGCCTTTTCCGCGCTGACCGAGGAGCTCACCGAGGTCGAGCTCACCCGCGGCTCGACCCTGTTCCACGAGGGCGACCCGGGCGACCAGCTCTACTTCATCGTCTCCGGCAAGATCAAGCTCGGGCGCACCGCGGCCGACGGCCGCGAGAGCCTCGTGGCGATCATGGGCCCGGGCGAGCTGTTCGGCGAGATGGCGCTGTTCGACCCCAGCCCCCGCTCCACCTCCGCGACCGCCGTCTCGGAGACCCGCCTGATGGGGCTCAAGCACGCGAACCTCAAGAAGGTCATCGAGCGCTCCCCCGACGTCTCGGCCCAGCTGCTCCAGGCCCTGGCCCGCCGCCTCCGCCGGACCAACGAGTCCCTGGCCGACCTCGTCTTCTCCGACGTCCCGGGGCGCGTGGCCAAGGCCCTGCTCGACCTCGCGGACCGCTTCGGCCGCCCGGCCACCGACGGCATCCTGGTCGCTCACGAGCTGACCCAGGAGGAGCTGGCCCAGCTGGTCGGCGCCTCCCGCGAGACCGTCAACAAGGCCCTCGCCGAGTTCGTCCAGCGCGGCTGGATCCGCCTCGAGGCCCGGGCCGTGGTGATCCTCGACCTCCAGCGACTCAAGCAGCGCAGCCGCTGACCGAGCGCACCGCAACGGCCCGGCCGTCCCGCGAGGGACGGCCGGGCCGTTCTCGTGCACGGGCCGCTTGCCGCGCCGATGCGGGCGCGCCGGGACCGGCGCGGAGGGGCAGGGCTCAGCCCAGGTCCAGACGCAGGACCGGCCTCCCCCCGTGCTCCTCGAGCACGGGGTTGAGGGTGGCGATCCGCCGTTTCTTCGCCAGGAACGCGATCGCGGAGGAGCACTCGGCCAGCGACTCGAGCGCGACCAGGCTGCCGGGGGCCAGCAGCTCGGCCGGGGGCCGCCCGAGGGTGTCCGGCCGGCCGACGAGGTCGCCCAGCCAGGTGCCGTGCGGGTCCGCCACGGCGCGGGCCGCGTCCACCCACCCGCACCACGTCCCGCGGGAGCCGAGCAGGGACGCCGTCTGGCCGTCGGGGACCACGGCGGTGAAGTAGTGCACGTCGTGGCGGCGGTGCACGAAGTCCGAGCTGACCCAGTGGGCCAGCGGCCGCAGCAGGTCCGAGCGCAGCACGAGCCGGCGCCGGCCGAGGACGTCCGCGAGGGACACGTCCCCCAGGGCGAGGGCCTCCCGGGAGCGCAGCCACTCGGCGCCCTCGACGGACTCGACGGTGCTCATCGGATCGGGGCCGGCCAGCAGCACCCCGACCTCCTCGAAGGCCTTGCGGGCGGCGGCGACGACGGCCCGGCGGGCCCGGCCGACGTCGTCGGTGCCCAGCCGCCGCGTCCACTCCAGGGGCGTGGGCCCGGCCCAGTCGAGGGGGTCGTCGTCGTGGGCCTCGACGGGCCCGCCGGGGAACCCGACGGGGCCCAGCGAGGAGCTGCCGGTGCGGTGGGTGAGCAGGGTCTCGACCCCGTGCTCGCCGTCGCGCACGAACACCACCGCGGCCGCCGGCACGGGGGTGCTGCCGGGGATGCCGGCGCCGCGCTCGAGCCAGGCCCGGGCGGCCTCGCGGTGGCGTTCGGGGACCTCGAAGAAGCGGACGGCGGGCAGCCGCCCGGTGCGCGGCGCGCGCTCAGGCGAGCTCGGCAACCAGTTCCACCTCGACCGGCGCGTCCAGCGGCAGCACGGCCACGCCCACGGCGGAGCGGGCGTGCACGCCGGCGTCGCCGAAGATCCGGCCCAGCAGCTCGGAGGCGCCGTTGACGACCCCGGGCTGGCCGGTGAAGGAGGGGTCGGAGGCCACGAAGCCCACGACCTTGACGATGCGCCGGACCCGGTCCAGGTTCCCGACGGCCTCGCGCAGGGCGGCGACCGCGTTGAGGGCGGCGCGCCCGGCCAGCTCCTGGGCCTGCTCGGGGGACACGGTGCCCGCCGCGCCCGAGGCGCTCACCTTGCCGGTGGCCGGCAGGGCCCCGTCCACGAACGGCAGCTGCCCCGAGGTCCAGGCCCAGGTCCCGGCCACCACGGCCGGCACGTAGGCGGCCACGGGGGCGGCGACGGGGGGCAGCTCGAGGCCGAGCTGGGCGAGACGGGCCTCGACGGCGCCGGTGCGGGGGTCGTTGCTCATGGTCTCCTCCGGGTCGGGGGCGCCGTCAGTTCTTGGGGCGCTTGAAGTAGGCGATCGGGTTGGTCTGCACGGGGGCGGTGACGTTGCCCGCGGGGACGTCGGCGGGGGTCGAGCCGGGCAGCACGGTCACGAGCTCCCAGCCGTCCTCCCCCCAGTTGTCGAGGATCTGCTTGGTGGCGTGGATCATCAGCGGCACGGTGGCGTATTCCCAGGTGGTCATGGCCCCAGCGTAGCCACCCGCGGGCCCGGACGCGGCACGGGTGACGGAGCGCACGGCCCGGGAGGCGGGGGTCCCGCTTGTAGACTGGCCCAATGGCCTCCCGCAAGAACCCTGCCACGCAGGCACCGTCGGCCCTGGGCAACGTCGTGGCGTTCATCGCCACCAGCATCGTTGCCGGCATCGTGGCCGCCGGACTCCTCGTGCCCCCCGCAGCCGCCACGGGTCTCGCCGCCAACGCCTCCATCGGGTGGTTCAAGGACCTCCCCGCCCAGATGGAGGCGGGGCCGATGTCCCGTGCCTCGACGGTGCTGACCCGTGACGGCACCGAGATCGCGACCTTCTACGCGCAGAACCGCACGCCCGTGGAGCTGGAGCAGATCTCCCCGCACATGAAGGACGCGCTGCTGGCCATCGAGGACCGCGACTTCTACGAGCACGGCGGCGTGGACCTCGGCGGCATCGTGCGCGCGCTGGGCAACAACATCGTCAACCCCTCGGCCCGCCAGGGCGCCTCGACGATCACGCAGCAGTACGTGAACAACCTGATCATCGACTCGCAGGTGCGCGCCGGCGAGGAGGCCACGACGATCGGCGGGGACAAGGGCTACGCCGACAAGATCAAGGAGATCAAGCTGGCCCTGTCCATGGAGCAGGAGCTGTCCAAGGACGAGATCCTCGAGGGCTACCTGAACATGGTGCTCTTCGGCGGGCAGAACTACGGCGTCGAGGCCGCCGCACAGTACTTCTGGGGCATCCCCGCCTCCGACCTGAGCATCTCCCAGTCCGCGGTGCTCGCGGGCATGGTGCAGTCCCCCAACTACTACGACCCCGCCGTGAACCCGGAGGCCGCCGAGGAGCGGCGCAACGTCGTGCTCGACACGATGCTGCTGACCGGGGCGATCACGGAGCAGGAGCACGCCGCGGCGGTCGCCGAGCCGATCCGGCTGGACCTGCACCCCACGAACTCCGGCTGCACCGCCGCGGAGGTCGCCCCCTACTTCTGCGACTACGTGCAGAACACCGTGCTGCAGAGCTCCGCCTTCGGCGACACGCCCGAGGAGCGGCTCAAGACCCTGCAGCTGGGCGGGCTCGAGATCACCACCACCCTGGACCTCGAGGCCCAGCGCAAGGCCGAGGAGGAGGTCAACCGCACGCAGCCGCGCGACGACAACCCCGACGGGGTCTCGACCGCGCTGGTCTCCCTCGAGCCCTCCAACGGCGACATCGTGGCGATGGCCCAGAACACCTACTACTCCACGGCCGAGGGCGACTCGAACACGACCTACAACTTCAACGTGGACTCGTGGATGGGCGGGGCCGGCGGCTTCCAGGTCGGCTCGACCTACAAGCCCCTGACCCTCGCCGCGTGGATCGACGCCGGCAACGGCGTCAAGGACGAGATCGACGCCTCCCAGACGAAGTGGCCGGCCGACCACCGCTGGCGCGCCTCCTGCCTGGAGAACGGGTACAAGATCGAGCCCGGCGACAACGGCGGGGGCTTCGAGATCCAGAACGCCTCCCCCGGCTACGAGCGGAGGATGCCCGTGGACTACGGGCTGTACAACTCCATCAACACCGCGATCTACGCGATGGCCGAGGAGATGGACCTGTGCAACATCGGGAAGATCTCCGAGTCCCTGGGCATCGTCAGCGGCAAGACCGGCGAGCCGGTGGACACCACGGTCCTGTCCTCGCTGCTGGGCGGCTCCGTGGACATCTCCCCCATGACCATGGCCCGGGCCTACTCGGCCTTCGCCAACCGCGGCGTGATGTGCGAGCCGCGCGCCCTGGAGAAGGTCACGGACTACACCGGCAAGGTCTACGACATCCCCGAGACCTCGTGCGAGCGGGTGATCAGCGAGGACGTGGCCGACGGCGTGAACTACACCCTCGAGCAGGTGTTGGTGCGCGGCTCCGGCTACAAGCGCGGCATCGACCTGCCCGGGGCCTCGGCGGCCAAGACGGGCACGACCGACAACTCCACCCAGACGTGGATGCTCGGCTACACCCGCGGCCTGGCCACCGCCTCGTGGGTGGGCAACTACGAGCTCGGCTCCCGCTCCCTCAACGACCTGAACATCGGCGGACGCACCGGCGGCTCCGACACCGACTGGGTCGACGGCTCGACCTACGCCGGTGAGCAGTGGCAGCGCTTCATGCGGGAGATCGCCCCGGACTACGACACCGACGACTTCGCGAAGCCCTCGGAGGACGTGCTCGAGGGTGAGAACGGCACCACGGAGATCGGCTAGGTGGCCGCCGCGGACCGGCCCGGCACCCCCGGCCGGGTGCCCGGACCGCTGCGCGCCGCCGCGGCCCTGGCCGGGGCCGGGCTCGCCGCGGGCGCGGGACTGGGCGCGTGGGGCGTCGTCGTCGAGCGCCGCCGCTTCCAGCTGCGCACCGAGCACCTGCGGCTGCTGCCGCCGGGCAGCGCCCCGCTGCGGATCCTGCACCTGTCCGACCTGCACGTGTGGCCCGGCCAGCGCGCGGTGCGCGAGTTCGTGCACTCGCTGGCCGCGCTGCGCCCGGACCTCGTGGTGGACACCGGCGACAACCTCTCCCACCCGGAGGCGCTGCCGGCGCTGCTGGAGATCCTCGAGCCGCTGCTGGCGTTCCGGGGCGCCTACGTGCCCGGATCGAACTGCTACTTCGGTCCGCGGCCGAAGAACCCCTTCCGCTACTTGTGGCGGGACACCTCCGGGGAGGGCCGCGACGAGGCCCCGCGGCTGCCCACCGGGGCCATGCACGCGGCCTTCGACGCCGCGGGGTGGACCCCCCTGATCAACCGGGCCGCGCGCCTGGAGGTCGCCGGGCACGTGCTGGACCTCTCCGGGGTGGACGACCCGCACCTGGGCTACGACCGTCACCCCGGCTTCCTGGACACCCCCGGGGCCGCGCTGCGCCTGGGCGTCGCCCACGCCCCGTACCTGCGCACCCTCGACCGGTTCGCGGCCGACGGCGCCGACCTCGTGCTCGCCGGCCACACCCACGGCGGGCAGGTCTGCCTGCCGGGCGGGCGGGCGCTCGTGAGCAACTGCGACCTCGAGCCCCGCCGCTGCAAGGGCCTGATCACCCAGGGCGGGGTCCCGGTCAACGTCTCGGCCGGCCTGGGCACCTCCCGCTTCGCCCCGATCCGGCTGTTCTGCCCGCCGGAGGCCGTCCTGCTCACGCTCACCGACTGAGTCCCGCGGGCACCGCGCGCCCCCGCGCACCGGGTCGGGTCAGGCGCCCGCCCCGCCGCGCGGACGCGGGACCAGGGCCTCGAGCACGGCGGGCAGCCGGAGCACCCCGTCCTCGGCGCAGAAGTGCCCCGCCCCCGGGACCACCTGCAGCCGGGCGCCCAGCCGCGCGGCGAGCTCCTCGGTGGCCGCCGCCGGGACGGTGGGGTCGTCGTCGGAGCGCAGGACAAGTCGGCGGCGGGTGCTCGCGCGCACGGCCGTGAGGTCGGTGTCCCCGGCAAGGAAGCCGTCCAGCAGCGGCACGGCCGCGAGCCGGCCCGTGAACCCCGCCACGAGCACGAGCCCGCCCAGCTCCCAGGGCCGCGGCAGCCGGGCGAGGTGGCGCAGCACGGTGACGCACCCGAGGCTGTGGGCCACCACGTGCGTGTGCGCGTCGACCGCGCCGACGGCCCGGCCCACCGCTTCCTGCCACGCCCCCGCCTCGGGGTACGAGGGCTCCGGCAGCTCGGCCGGGACCGTGCGGACGCCGTCGGCCTCCAGCCGCTCGCACAGCCAGGGGAACCAGTGGCTGCCGGGGGCGGCGTCGTAGCCGTGCACGACGACGACCCGCCGCACCTCCGGCTCCGCGGACCCGCTCACGCGCTGATCTCGGGCACCGCCACGATGATCCGGTGGTTGGTGCGCTCGCACAGGTACATCTCCACGGTGCCCTCGGGCACGGGCCCGCCCTCGGGCCACTGGTCCTCCGGCAGCCGGCGCAGCGTGCCGCCGCAGGACGGGCAGAT carries:
- a CDS encoding transglycosylase domain-containing protein, whose translation is MASRKNPATQAPSALGNVVAFIATSIVAGIVAAGLLVPPAAATGLAANASIGWFKDLPAQMEAGPMSRASTVLTRDGTEIATFYAQNRTPVELEQISPHMKDALLAIEDRDFYEHGGVDLGGIVRALGNNIVNPSARQGASTITQQYVNNLIIDSQVRAGEEATTIGGDKGYADKIKEIKLALSMEQELSKDEILEGYLNMVLFGGQNYGVEAAAQYFWGIPASDLSISQSAVLAGMVQSPNYYDPAVNPEAAEERRNVVLDTMLLTGAITEQEHAAAVAEPIRLDLHPTNSGCTAAEVAPYFCDYVQNTVLQSSAFGDTPEERLKTLQLGGLEITTTLDLEAQRKAEEEVNRTQPRDDNPDGVSTALVSLEPSNGDIVAMAQNTYYSTAEGDSNTTYNFNVDSWMGGAGGFQVGSTYKPLTLAAWIDAGNGVKDEIDASQTKWPADHRWRASCLENGYKIEPGDNGGGFEIQNASPGYERRMPVDYGLYNSINTAIYAMAEEMDLCNIGKISESLGIVSGKTGEPVDTTVLSSLLGGSVDISPMTMARAYSAFANRGVMCEPRALEKVTDYTGKVYDIPETSCERVISEDVADGVNYTLEQVLVRGSGYKRGIDLPGASAAKTGTTDNSTQTWMLGYTRGLATASWVGNYELGSRSLNDLNIGGRTGGSDTDWVDGSTYAGEQWQRFMREIAPDYDTDDFAKPSEDVLEGENGTTEIG
- a CDS encoding metallophosphoesterase, whose translation is MAAADRPGTPGRVPGPLRAAAALAGAGLAAGAGLGAWGVVVERRRFQLRTEHLRLLPPGSAPLRILHLSDLHVWPGQRAVREFVHSLAALRPDLVVDTGDNLSHPEALPALLEILEPLLAFRGAYVPGSNCYFGPRPKNPFRYLWRDTSGEGRDEAPRLPTGAMHAAFDAAGWTPLINRAARLEVAGHVLDLSGVDDPHLGYDRHPGFLDTPGAALRLGVAHAPYLRTLDRFAADGADLVLAGHTHGGQVCLPGGRALVSNCDLEPRRCKGLITQGGVPVNVSAGLGTSRFAPIRLFCPPEAVLLTLTD
- a CDS encoding RBBP9/YdeN family alpha/beta hydrolase is translated as MSGSAEPEVRRVVVVHGYDAAPGSHWFPWLCERLEADGVRTVPAELPEPSYPEAGAWQEAVGRAVGAVDAHTHVVAHSLGCVTVLRHLARLPRPWELGGLVLVAGFTGRLAAVPLLDGFLAGDTDLTAVRASTRRRLVLRSDDDPTVPAAATEELAARLGARLQVVPGAGHFCAEDGVLRLPAVLEALVPRPRGGAGA